One part of the Salvelinus namaycush isolate Seneca unplaced genomic scaffold, SaNama_1.0 Scaffold291, whole genome shotgun sequence genome encodes these proteins:
- the LOC120039675 gene encoding DISP complex protein LRCH3-like — MQGEDRSSSLSPTALQSPSYPGPVAPPSCQGPAQRPDSFLFRLSQKEEQRRGDGAAPRPEPEEVTPTQPQGPMGEEAALVEQLRKNIESRLKVSLPSDLGAALTDGVVLCHLANHVRPRSVPSIHVPSPAVPKLTMAKCRRNVENFLEACRRIGVPQTQLCLPLHILEERGLPLVAGMVRALLELAPPKYTTSPATTTNPLAM, encoded by the exons ATG CAGGGCGAGGATcgctcctcctccctgtctcccacAG CCCTCCAATCACCTTCTTACCCCGGCCCTGTTGCCCCGCCCTCCTGCCAGGGGCCCGCCCAGCGGCCAGACAGCTTCCTGTTTCGCCTCAGCCAGAaggaagagcagaggagag GTGATGGTGCCGCCCCCAGGCCGGAGCCTGAAGAGGTGACCCCTACCCAGCCTCAAGGCCCCATGGGAGAGGAGGCTGCTCTGGTGGAGCAACTGCGGAAG AACATAGAGTCGCGTCTGAAAGTGTCCTTGCCCAGCGACCTGGGAGCAGCACTGACCGACGGGGTCGTCCTCTGCCATCTGGCAAATCATGTGCGGCCACGATCCGTACCCAGCATCCATGTGCCCTCCCCTGCTgtg CCCAAACTGACGATGGCCAAGTGTCGGCGGAACGTGGAGAACTTTCTGGAGGCGTGTCGCAGGATCGGGGTTCCACAG ACCCAGCTGTGCCTGCCCCTCCACATCCTGGAGGAGAGAGGGCTCCCCCTGGTGGCCGGGATGGTACGTGCGCTCCTGGAGCTGGCCCCGCCCAAATACACAACCTCCCCTGCCACCACCACTAACCCTCTGGCCATGTAG
- the LOC120039674 gene encoding dynein regulatory complex protein 9-like has protein sequence EEGSRQRIKALQRQLLDIRKEKTLELQRREEMTAHLKDQLQEIKAKTGLERKYVKSSAELLVYQGQKINTHSEKQLEEEIRLLQERLEEERRVHMETETFLKKHQTSLDEKLEVWMERYERDMEDKQQELNSLRNKKANNLSQLQELAKKYRDIEQVVIEDRMEKEALRRKLEKEHMERDAATKIQSWWRGTLVRRGLGPYKKGKKPKSKEGKKGKKKK, from the exons GGAGGAGGGCAGCCGGCAGAGGATCAAAGCTCTTCAGAGACAGCTGCTTGACATCCGCAAGGAAAAAACTCTGGAGCTGCAG CGACGTGAGGAGATGACTGCCCACCTGAAGGACCAGCTACAGGAGATTAAGGCTAAGACTGGGCTGGAGAGGAAGTATGTGAAGAGCAGCGCGGAGCTGCTGGTGTACCAGGGACAGAAGATCAACACACACTCTGAGAAGCAGCTGGAGGAAGAGATCagg CTACTGCAGGAGaggttggaggaggagaggagagttcatATGGAGACGGAGACTTTCCTCAAGAAACATCAGACA AGTCTGGATGAGAAGCTGGAGGTGTGGATGGAGCGCTatgagagagacatggaggacaAGCAGCAGGAGCTCAACAGCCTGAGGAACAAAAAAGCTAACAATCTCTCCCAGCTCCAGGAGCTGGCCAAGAAG TACAGAGACATTGAGCAGGTGGTCATCGAGGACAGGATGGAGAAAGAGGCCCTACGCAGGAAGCTGGAGAAGGAACATATGGAGCGAGACGCAGCCACCAAG ATCCAGTCGTGGTGGAGGGGAACATTAGTGCGACGCGGCCTGGGCCCCTATAAGAAAGGCAAGAAGCCCAAGTCCAAGGAGGGAAAGAAGGGAAAGAAGAAAAAGTGA